The Chryseolinea soli genome contains a region encoding:
- the pth gene encoding aminoacyl-tRNA hydrolase: MKYLVAGLGNIGAEYELTRHNIGFLVLDQLADQHKVEFTLQRHAETADFRFKGKSIHLIKPTTYMNLSGKAVAYWLQELKIPKENLLVIMDDIALPFGSLRLRPKGSSAGHNGLKNIELVLSGQDYARLRFGVGNAFGKGQQADYVLSNFSKDEFKQLPDLMIKANEMVLSFCTQGVERTMSQYND, translated from the coding sequence ATGAAATACCTCGTTGCCGGATTGGGGAACATCGGTGCGGAATATGAGCTTACCCGCCACAACATCGGTTTCCTGGTGCTGGACCAACTGGCCGATCAACACAAGGTCGAATTTACGTTGCAGCGCCACGCTGAAACCGCCGACTTTCGGTTCAAGGGAAAGTCGATCCACCTGATCAAACCCACCACCTACATGAACCTGAGTGGAAAAGCAGTAGCCTATTGGTTGCAGGAACTGAAGATCCCCAAAGAAAATCTGCTGGTGATCATGGACGACATCGCGCTGCCCTTCGGCAGCCTGCGCCTGCGCCCCAAAGGAAGCTCGGCCGGTCACAACGGGCTGAAGAATATCGAACTGGTGCTGAGCGGCCAAGATTATGCCCGCCTGCGCTTTGGCGTGGGCAATGCGTTTGGCAAGGGACAGCAAGCCGACTATGTGCTCAGCAATTTCTCCAAAGACGAATTCAAACAATTGCCTGATCTGATGATCAAGGCCAACGAAATGGTGCTGTCGTTCTGCACCCAGGGCGTGGAGCGGACGATGAGCCAATACAACGATTGA
- a CDS encoding thiamine-binding protein, whose protein sequence is MKHQVHVAIQVVPIAQIPHYPIIDKAIEVIDASGVNYRVGAMETVMQGDYDTIMDVVRRAQEACFEAGADEVVVALKVHARKRGDITWEEKLEKYEEGHLTPLVK, encoded by the coding sequence ATGAAACATCAGGTACACGTGGCGATCCAGGTCGTCCCCATCGCTCAAATCCCCCACTACCCCATCATCGACAAGGCTATCGAGGTCATTGATGCGTCGGGCGTGAACTATCGCGTAGGGGCCATGGAAACGGTTATGCAAGGCGATTACGATACCATCATGGACGTGGTTCGTCGGGCGCAGGAAGCCTGCTTTGAAGCCGGGGCCGATGAGGTCGTGGTGGCCTTGAAGGTGCATGCACGCAAACGCGGCGACATCACGTGGGAAGAGAAGCTTGAGAAATACGAAGAGGGGCATTTAACCCCTCTCGTGAAATAA
- the metG gene encoding methionine--tRNA ligase gives MKAFKRTTVTAALPYANGPKHIGHLAGAYIPADVYVRYLRSLGTDVVFVCGSDEHGTAIPNQAVKENTTPRAIIDKYHVQMRDCFQKLGIAFDIYHRTSEALHHQTSQEIFLALYNKGLLNEEVSEQYYDDEAKLFLADRYIIGTCPKCGNPNAYGDQCEKCGSSLSPRDLINPRSTITGNTPVLRETKHWYLPLEQYEGWLKEWILKGHADDWKTNVYGQCKSWIDAGLQPRAMTRDLDWGIKVPLPDAEGKVLYVWFDAPIGYISATRAFFEEMSSGKLVYAQPQRKFGTVKADDWKKYWQDDETKLVHFIGKDNIVFHCIIFPIMLHAHGEFIVPDNVPANEFMNLEGDKMSTSRGWSIEMHEYLEDFPDKPDVLRYSLLTNLPETKDSEFTWKDFQTRNNSELVNIFGNFVNRALVLTQKNFNNQVPIKGALQPIDEAVIAALREQPGRIAEALEQYRFREATAALMDLARLGNKYLADTEPWKLVKAEGNLERVGTILHIALQIVANLAIAAEPFLPFSAARINEMLNLKTSTWTDAGSDTLLAEGHELGVSSLLFEKIEDDVIARQLEKLHAKKASMDPAKHAVTPLKNEVTFDDFAKLDIRVGRVLTAEKMPKSDKLLKLTVDTGVDKRTVLSGIAKHYTPEEMVGKQVTLIANLAPRKMMGIESQGMILMAEDGDGKLRLLQPNEVVMPGAVVS, from the coding sequence ATGAAAGCATTTAAACGCACCACCGTTACCGCGGCTTTACCGTATGCCAACGGCCCCAAACACATCGGCCACCTCGCCGGAGCCTACATCCCGGCGGATGTCTATGTCCGTTATCTCCGGTCGTTGGGAACGGACGTCGTTTTCGTTTGCGGAAGCGACGAGCACGGCACCGCCATTCCCAACCAGGCCGTAAAAGAGAACACCACACCCCGGGCCATCATCGACAAATATCACGTCCAGATGCGCGACTGCTTCCAAAAGCTCGGCATCGCCTTCGATATCTATCACCGGACCAGCGAAGCCCTGCACCACCAGACGTCGCAGGAGATCTTCCTCGCACTGTACAACAAAGGACTGCTCAACGAAGAGGTGTCCGAACAATACTACGACGATGAAGCCAAGCTCTTCCTCGCCGACCGCTACATCATTGGCACGTGCCCCAAATGCGGCAACCCCAATGCCTACGGCGACCAGTGCGAGAAGTGCGGGTCATCGCTCAGCCCGCGCGACCTCATCAACCCGCGGTCTACCATCACGGGCAACACACCGGTGCTGCGCGAGACCAAACACTGGTACCTTCCCCTCGAACAATACGAAGGCTGGCTAAAGGAGTGGATCCTGAAAGGCCACGCCGACGATTGGAAGACCAACGTCTACGGCCAGTGCAAGTCCTGGATCGACGCCGGCCTCCAACCCCGCGCCATGACGCGCGATCTGGATTGGGGGATCAAGGTGCCCCTGCCGGACGCTGAAGGAAAGGTGCTCTACGTTTGGTTTGATGCTCCCATCGGCTACATCTCGGCCACCCGCGCATTCTTCGAGGAGATGAGCTCGGGCAAATTGGTCTACGCGCAACCCCAACGCAAATTCGGAACCGTAAAGGCCGACGATTGGAAAAAATATTGGCAAGACGACGAAACCAAGCTGGTACACTTTATCGGCAAGGACAACATCGTGTTCCACTGCATCATCTTCCCCATCATGTTGCATGCCCACGGCGAGTTTATCGTGCCCGACAACGTGCCGGCCAACGAGTTCATGAACCTGGAAGGCGACAAGATGTCGACCAGCCGCGGATGGTCCATCGAAATGCACGAGTACCTGGAAGATTTTCCGGACAAGCCGGATGTGCTTCGCTACAGCCTGTTGACGAACTTGCCGGAAACAAAGGACAGTGAATTTACCTGGAAGGATTTCCAGACGCGCAACAACAGCGAGCTCGTGAACATTTTTGGGAACTTTGTGAACCGCGCATTGGTGCTGACACAAAAGAATTTCAACAATCAAGTACCCATAAAAGGTGCATTGCAACCCATCGACGAGGCGGTGATCGCAGCGTTGCGCGAGCAACCTGGCCGCATAGCCGAGGCGTTGGAGCAATACCGTTTCCGCGAAGCCACGGCCGCCCTGATGGACCTGGCGCGTTTGGGAAACAAATACCTGGCCGACACCGAACCCTGGAAGCTGGTGAAGGCTGAGGGTAACTTAGAACGTGTAGGCACCATTTTGCACATCGCGCTGCAGATCGTGGCGAACCTCGCCATTGCGGCGGAGCCGTTCCTGCCCTTCAGTGCGGCGCGTATCAACGAAATGCTGAACCTGAAGACCAGCACCTGGACCGATGCAGGCTCCGACACCCTGTTGGCGGAAGGCCATGAATTGGGCGTGTCGTCGTTGCTGTTTGAAAAAATAGAGGACGATGTCATCGCGCGGCAACTGGAAAAGCTGCACGCCAAAAAGGCCAGCATGGACCCCGCAAAACACGCCGTGACACCGCTAAAGAACGAGGTCACCTTCGACGACTTCGCCAAGCTCGACATCCGTGTCGGCCGCGTGCTGACCGCCGAGAAAATGCCGAAGTCCGACAAGCTGCTAAAACTCACGGTCGACACCGGGGTGGACAAGCGTACCGTGCTGAGCGGGATCGCCAAGCACTACACGCCCGAAGAAATGGTGGGCAAACAAGTAACCCTCATCGCCAACCTGGCGCCGCGCAAAATGATGGGCATCGAATCGCAAGGCATGATCCTGATGGCCGAAGACGGCGACGGCAAATTGCGCTTGCTCCAACCCAACGAGGTGGTGATGCCCGGCGCGGTGGTCAGTTAG
- a CDS encoding tetratricopeptide repeat-containing sensor histidine kinase, translated as MVDSLLSELQTAPDEQRILKIKAQLADELFDIDNQMCLRYADEAYQMATKLGDSTRLVRMARMKGQMLRRLDRLQESIDILTEVLPIARRNNLREDYKKILNALAIVHTFQADYDKALEYHFQSLVVRQEEGNKAEISITLNNIGLVYFKLRNYEAALKYYEECLALKKENGITYDLDALYINMGLCYGKLHRYIEARESVEQAFVTCDGKCSDIIRISGEYGLGISYFWLRNLPEADKHLNISLAIARRVGDKLYQGENLTVMAEIAADLNDNATAEKLLTEAEGIITELGYNELLMNIYLQFSHLYTKTENFEQASKYQTRYIHLKDSLVSEELVKSIAKIQTNFAERENIATIASKEEAIKQQRDLNAAVVVIAVLAGLLILVLQFGNRNIKRVNAKLSEAKEVIQKQNAELEIKNRQLDNEVDKKTLDLARVNQSLKQVNDELDNFIYKTSHDIRGPLASLKGMCNVALMDVKDPVALDYLKKLDATAERLNSILTRLVIINQINNSKITTEKIDFNVIVNDVLMLEKKKGLPQELQINTFIDPDLQIESDKELVRIVLENLIDNAIKFYNDSERIQSFIHIHIGKGENGSVRARVIDNGIGISESSPGKLFQMFSRASERSETGGIGLYITKTATEKIGGKVGLLTTPEGYTEFYVIFPPVPSSAWDRAIPHMA; from the coding sequence GTGGTAGATTCTCTTCTAAGCGAGCTGCAAACCGCTCCCGACGAACAGCGGATACTGAAGATAAAGGCACAGCTCGCCGATGAACTCTTCGACATCGACAACCAGATGTGTTTGCGATATGCCGACGAAGCGTATCAAATGGCTACCAAGTTGGGCGACAGCACGCGCCTGGTGCGCATGGCCCGCATGAAGGGCCAGATGCTAAGAAGACTCGACAGACTGCAGGAGTCGATCGACATCCTCACCGAAGTGCTCCCCATCGCCCGCCGCAACAACCTCCGCGAGGACTACAAAAAAATACTGAACGCCCTGGCGATAGTACATACCTTTCAAGCAGACTACGACAAAGCTTTAGAGTATCACTTCCAATCGCTCGTCGTGCGACAAGAAGAAGGCAACAAGGCCGAGATCAGCATCACACTAAACAACATCGGCCTGGTGTATTTCAAATTGAGGAACTACGAGGCGGCACTGAAGTACTACGAGGAGTGTCTGGCGTTGAAAAAAGAGAATGGGATCACCTATGACCTGGACGCCCTCTACATCAACATGGGTCTGTGCTACGGGAAGTTGCACCGCTACATCGAAGCCCGCGAAAGCGTGGAGCAAGCGTTCGTCACCTGCGATGGCAAATGCTCCGACATCATTCGCATCTCGGGTGAATACGGTCTGGGCATTTCCTACTTCTGGCTTCGAAACCTGCCCGAAGCCGACAAGCACCTCAACATCTCCCTGGCCATTGCCCGGCGCGTGGGCGACAAGTTGTACCAGGGCGAAAACCTGACCGTGATGGCGGAGATCGCCGCCGACCTGAACGATAACGCCACCGCCGAAAAGTTGCTGACAGAGGCGGAAGGCATCATCACCGAATTAGGATACAATGAACTGCTGATGAACATCTACCTGCAGTTCTCGCACCTCTACACCAAAACCGAAAACTTTGAGCAGGCCTCAAAATATCAGACGCGCTACATCCACCTCAAAGACAGCCTTGTCAGCGAAGAGCTGGTGAAAAGTATCGCCAAGATCCAAACCAATTTTGCCGAGCGCGAGAACATTGCCACCATCGCTTCCAAAGAGGAGGCCATCAAACAGCAACGGGACCTCAATGCGGCCGTGGTAGTCATTGCCGTGCTGGCGGGGTTGCTCATCCTCGTGCTCCAATTTGGTAACCGGAATATTAAGCGTGTAAACGCTAAATTGTCGGAAGCCAAAGAGGTCATCCAAAAACAAAATGCCGAGCTCGAGATCAAGAACCGGCAACTGGACAACGAGGTCGACAAGAAGACGCTCGACCTGGCCCGCGTAAACCAGTCGCTGAAGCAAGTAAACGACGAGCTGGACAACTTCATCTACAAGACCTCGCACGACATCCGCGGCCCGCTGGCGAGCCTCAAGGGCATGTGCAACGTGGCCCTGATGGACGTGAAAGATCCCGTGGCGCTCGACTACCTGAAGAAGCTCGACGCCACCGCCGAGCGCCTCAACTCTATCCTCACACGCCTGGTCATCATCAACCAGATCAACAACTCCAAGATCACCACCGAGAAGATCGACTTCAATGTCATCGTGAACGACGTGCTGATGCTGGAAAAGAAAAAGGGCTTGCCCCAGGAGTTGCAGATCAACACCTTCATCGATCCCGACCTGCAGATCGAGTCGGACAAGGAACTGGTGCGGATCGTGCTGGAGAACCTCATCGACAACGCCATCAAGTTCTATAATGATTCGGAGCGCATCCAGTCGTTCATCCACATCCACATCGGGAAAGGGGAGAACGGCTCGGTGCGGGCGCGGGTGATCGACAACGGCATCGGCATCAGCGAATCCAGCCCGGGCAAATTGTTCCAGATGTTCTCACGGGCCTCCGAGCGTTCGGAGACCGGCGGCATCGGGCTGTATATCACCAAGACGGCCACCGAAAAGATCGGGGGCAAGGTTGGGTTGCTCACTACCCCGGAGGGGTACACGGAGTTTTATGTCATCTTCCCGCCCGTTCCTTCCTCGGCCTGGGATCGCGCCATCCCGCATATGGCCTGA
- the bioB gene encoding biotin synthase BioB, which translates to MTTIRNNWTREEIADIYNKPVLSLIYEAATVHRQYHDAGEVQVCTLLSVKTGGCPEDCAYCPQAARYHTQVKVEKLMEVSEVLQKAVEAKEAGSTRFCMGAAWREVRDNRDFDRVLEMVKGVSTMGMEVCCTLGMLSPEQAQKLKDAGLYAYNHNLDTSEEFYSDIITTRTYDDRLDTLESVRKAKISVCSGGIIGMGELEEDRIGMLHVLATLPEHPESVPVNALVPVEGTPLEDQPKVSVWEMLRMIATARIIMPKAMVRLSAGRVRMNLEEQALCFLAGANSIFAGDKLLTTPNPGYIKDQEMFQQLQLKPRQAFKKEAERLNIL; encoded by the coding sequence ATGACAACGATTCGCAATAACTGGACGCGGGAAGAGATCGCCGATATTTACAACAAACCTGTACTGAGTCTTATTTATGAAGCAGCCACTGTGCACCGCCAATATCACGATGCGGGCGAAGTGCAGGTCTGCACCTTGCTTTCGGTGAAAACCGGCGGCTGCCCCGAAGACTGTGCTTATTGTCCGCAGGCGGCACGCTACCACACCCAAGTGAAAGTGGAGAAATTGATGGAGGTGAGCGAAGTGCTCCAAAAGGCCGTGGAGGCTAAAGAAGCGGGTAGCACCCGGTTCTGCATGGGCGCCGCCTGGCGCGAGGTACGCGACAACCGCGACTTCGACAGAGTGCTTGAAATGGTGAAAGGCGTGAGCACGATGGGCATGGAAGTGTGCTGCACCCTGGGCATGCTCAGTCCCGAACAAGCCCAAAAGCTCAAAGACGCCGGTCTGTATGCCTACAACCACAACCTCGACACCAGCGAAGAGTTCTACAGCGATATCATTACCACCCGCACCTACGACGACCGCCTCGACACGCTGGAAAGCGTGAGGAAGGCCAAGATCTCGGTCTGTTCCGGCGGCATCATCGGCATGGGTGAGTTGGAAGAGGACCGCATCGGCATGTTGCACGTGCTGGCCACGCTGCCCGAGCATCCTGAGTCGGTGCCGGTAAACGCATTGGTGCCCGTGGAAGGCACCCCGTTAGAAGATCAACCCAAAGTATCGGTGTGGGAAATGCTGCGGATGATCGCCACAGCCCGCATCATTATGCCCAAGGCCATGGTGCGTCTGTCCGCTGGCCGGGTCCGTATGAATCTCGAAGAGCAGGCCCTCTGCTTTCTGGCCGGCGCCAACAGCATTTTTGCCGGCGATAAACTGTTGACCACCCCCAATCCCGGCTATATAAAAGACCAGGAAATGTTCCAACAATTACAGCTCAAACCCCGCCAGGCGTTTAAGAAAGAAGCCGAAAGATTAAACATTTTGTGA